Proteins from a single region of Nocardiopsis dassonvillei subsp. dassonvillei DSM 43111:
- a CDS encoding beta-ketoacyl-[acyl-carrier-protein] synthase family protein, which translates to MVSETKRRVVVTGTGVVSPIGADTEEFWGSLLNGRTNFTEPDIEGVTLVARVPDGWEEGFPTRVRRHTDRVTRLALRASKEALTGAGLLDLPEVLHGAGLFMGSSIGGVQTLASEFGDGALHGVREISPLIVPKGLMNMIAANISIEFGLRGEALSYASACASGSVAIGEAFRRVRAGDLEVAVAGGAEACVIDQVLEPFRKLGAMTSSSDPDSASVPFSGNRSGFVMAEGAGVLVLESWEHARRRGAPVLGEVVGYHGTSDAGSLLAPDLDGVTRAMAGLFSPRSDHGVSEVGYVNAHGTSTQLNDRTEASAIASLFPHRPLVSSTKSYYGHPLGAAGALEAIVCLLSLARGVAVPTLNVSKDDVDPDIDLNLLLGDPQPMPEGLALSNSFAFGGQNSSLLLSRAG; encoded by the coding sequence ATGGTGTCCGAAACGAAACGACGCGTCGTGGTGACCGGTACCGGCGTGGTGAGCCCGATCGGCGCTGACACGGAGGAGTTCTGGGGATCGCTGCTCAACGGCAGGACGAACTTCACCGAACCGGACATCGAGGGTGTGACCCTCGTCGCCCGGGTGCCCGACGGTTGGGAGGAGGGGTTCCCCACCCGCGTCCGCCGCCACACCGACCGGGTCACCCGCCTGGCGCTGCGCGCCTCGAAGGAGGCCCTGACCGGCGCGGGCCTGCTCGATCTGCCCGAGGTGCTCCACGGGGCGGGCCTGTTCATGGGCAGCTCGATCGGCGGCGTGCAGACCCTCGCCTCCGAGTTCGGTGACGGGGCCCTCCACGGGGTACGGGAGATCTCCCCCCTGATCGTGCCCAAGGGGCTCATGAACATGATCGCGGCGAACATCTCCATCGAGTTCGGACTGCGGGGCGAGGCGCTCAGCTACGCCTCCGCGTGCGCCTCGGGCAGCGTGGCGATCGGCGAGGCGTTCCGGAGGGTGCGCGCGGGCGACCTGGAAGTGGCCGTCGCCGGAGGCGCCGAGGCCTGTGTCATCGACCAGGTCCTCGAACCGTTCAGGAAGCTGGGCGCCATGACCTCCTCGTCCGATCCCGACAGCGCGTCGGTGCCCTTCTCCGGCAACCGCTCGGGGTTCGTGATGGCGGAGGGCGCGGGGGTCCTCGTCCTGGAGTCGTGGGAGCACGCGCGGCGGCGGGGCGCGCCCGTCCTCGGCGAGGTGGTGGGCTACCACGGCACCTCGGACGCGGGCTCGCTGCTCGCCCCCGACCTGGACGGGGTCACCCGTGCGATGGCGGGGCTGTTCTCGCCGAGGTCCGACCACGGGGTGTCCGAGGTCGGATACGTCAACGCGCACGGCACGTCGACGCAGCTCAACGACCGGACGGAGGCGTCGGCGATCGCGTCCCTGTTCCCGCACCGGCCGCTGGTGTCGTCGACCAAGTCGTACTACGGCCATCCGCTCGGAGCGGCGGGCGCGCTGGAGGCGATCGTGTGCCTGCTCAGCCTCGCCAGGGGCGTGGCCGTCCCCACCCTGAACGTGAGCAAGGACGACGTGGATCCCGACATCGACCTCAACCTGCTCCTGGGGGATCCGCAGCCGATGCCCGAGGGACTGGCCCTGTCGAACTCCTTCGCCTTCGGCGGGCAGAACTCCTCGCTCCTGCTGTCCCGGGCGGGGTGA
- a CDS encoding ABC transporter permease family protein, with the protein MRRRAKRNWPELVTLFLITVIGFTLSNSFFVASTSVLGDLERFAQENNQEEGYFLADDGEGEQVRGEVADGVESVLSADVPGPDDSTLRLFPPRESINLHAVVAGRDLEADDDVLLDEQYANAHGLEVGDRVTVGSLDLEVVGFATAPDYMTTKSSELVLQPNADDFGMAFVTGDTFDAEFLDEATRQFSFDERTDVASVIDEYAPSLIRDSDNNSRIQQVIGDSAAPRDLAALIFVIFTAIIVALVSVYHFETRRREQRDIATFERLGLASRLRGHYRVETVLTLVAAWAVCTALTAVAATPIMSINGRLYNYPPLSVDVPVLVAVSLVTLAVLLLVDYACYRMVHRRPRQRRRVRREPRVSTSGLRFIPDFGLRLRLVKALRNPREPLSLVALVLIVSLFVNFSFMLKISVDEYVAMLETDTDYEYMYVLSDAVAEAGLERDEDEPARLTTLYDDEHVAQMVFSVPSDSRFFGEVDGPTVTEAFADKYGVGEGSELRFTDIEGEAEYTLEVGAVTDNATSALVYVPEDQRIEDSGTRAPSVPVVFTGSRHPDLHDAVPSVSRESIASSGESIVEIINIQVSLLIGIAVALLAIMLLSIYRFTFATQGEFVRIMRMNGYSPGVLNRAVFGYTVPLVVSLVALTAFTASAVVRAFFDRIMSTFVTFVPASTSYLPFALTCSTVLVLFAVVLIRSRSRLRRS; encoded by the coding sequence GTGCGTCGACGAGCGAAACGCAACTGGCCCGAACTCGTGACGCTCTTCCTCATCACGGTCATCGGGTTCACCCTGAGCAACTCCTTCTTCGTGGCGTCCACGAGCGTGCTCGGCGACCTCGAACGCTTCGCCCAGGAGAACAACCAGGAGGAGGGGTACTTCCTCGCCGACGACGGGGAGGGGGAGCAGGTACGGGGCGAGGTGGCCGACGGAGTGGAGTCGGTGCTCAGCGCCGACGTGCCGGGACCGGACGACTCCACGCTGCGGCTGTTCCCTCCCCGGGAGTCGATCAACCTGCACGCGGTGGTCGCCGGACGGGACCTGGAGGCCGACGACGACGTGCTGCTCGACGAGCAGTACGCCAACGCCCACGGGCTGGAGGTCGGCGACCGCGTCACCGTCGGGTCCCTCGACCTCGAAGTGGTCGGCTTCGCGACCGCACCCGACTACATGACCACCAAGAGCAGCGAACTGGTCCTCCAGCCGAACGCGGACGATTTCGGCATGGCGTTCGTCACCGGCGACACCTTCGACGCGGAGTTCCTCGACGAGGCGACCCGGCAGTTCTCCTTCGACGAGCGCACCGACGTCGCGTCCGTCATCGACGAGTACGCTCCCTCGCTCATACGCGACTCGGACAACAACTCCCGGATCCAGCAGGTCATCGGGGACTCCGCCGCCCCGCGCGACCTGGCCGCGCTCATCTTCGTCATCTTCACGGCCATCATCGTCGCCCTGGTGTCCGTGTACCACTTCGAGACGCGCAGGAGGGAACAGCGCGACATCGCCACCTTCGAGCGGCTCGGGCTCGCCTCCCGCCTGCGCGGGCACTACCGGGTCGAGACGGTGCTCACACTCGTCGCGGCCTGGGCCGTGTGCACGGCCCTGACGGCGGTGGCGGCGACACCGATCATGTCGATCAACGGCAGGCTCTACAACTATCCGCCGCTCTCGGTCGACGTCCCGGTGCTGGTCGCCGTCTCCCTGGTCACCCTCGCCGTGCTGCTCCTCGTGGACTACGCCTGCTACCGGATGGTCCACCGAAGGCCCCGCCAGCGCCGCAGGGTACGCCGGGAGCCCCGTGTGTCCACCTCGGGGCTGCGGTTCATCCCCGACTTCGGGCTGCGGCTACGGCTGGTCAAGGCCCTGCGCAACCCCCGGGAGCCGCTGTCCCTGGTCGCGCTCGTACTGATCGTCAGCCTCTTCGTGAACTTCTCGTTCATGCTGAAGATCTCGGTGGACGAGTACGTGGCGATGCTCGAAACGGACACCGACTACGAGTACATGTACGTGCTGTCGGACGCCGTGGCCGAAGCGGGCCTGGAAAGGGACGAGGACGAGCCCGCCCGGCTCACCACCCTGTACGACGACGAGCACGTCGCGCAGATGGTGTTCTCCGTACCGTCGGACTCGCGCTTCTTCGGTGAGGTGGACGGACCCACCGTCACCGAGGCGTTCGCCGACAAGTACGGGGTGGGCGAGGGCAGCGAGCTCCGGTTCACCGACATCGAGGGCGAGGCCGAGTACACGCTGGAGGTCGGCGCCGTCACCGACAACGCGACCTCCGCGCTGGTGTACGTACCCGAGGACCAACGGATCGAGGACTCCGGAACGCGGGCCCCGTCCGTCCCGGTCGTGTTCACCGGGTCGCGCCATCCCGACCTGCACGACGCGGTCCCCTCGGTCTCGCGGGAGAGCATCGCCTCCTCCGGGGAGAGCATCGTCGAGATCATCAACATCCAGGTGTCGCTGCTCATCGGTATCGCGGTGGCCCTCCTGGCCATCATGCTCCTGTCCATCTACCGCTTCACCTTCGCCACCCAGGGCGAGTTCGTCAGGATCATGCGGATGAACGGCTACTCGCCCGGCGTCCTCAACCGGGCGGTGTTCGGCTACACGGTCCCCCTGGTCGTGTCGCTCGTCGCTCTGACCGCGTTCACCGCCTCGGCCGTGGTCCGGGCGTTCTTCGACCGGATCATGTCCACCTTCGTCACCTTCGTCCCCGCGAGCACGTCCTATCTGCCGTTCGCCCTGACCTGCTCGACCGTGCTCGTGCTCTTCGCGGTCGTCCTCATCAGGTCGCGATCCCGCCTGAGAAGGAGTTGA
- a CDS encoding ABC transporter ATP-binding protein: MIAAENLVKSFPVGGEHGTTVLKGVSLKIEEATLCTILGPSGSGKSTLLNCLSGLEGIDSGTVTVADRDVHSLSRREVDRFRRDEIAFVFQEYNLVGDLTLHENIVLDRPLIPKVDELIDGWNLRGVVDSFPGECSGGQRQKCAILRALNKECAILFCDEPTGALDTVSTREVFSVLQDLTLRFGVTIVMITHNELVTGISHQVVRLHDGRVVSDDRGLAPVDASSVAW, from the coding sequence GTGATCGCGGCGGAGAACCTGGTCAAGTCGTTCCCCGTCGGCGGGGAGCACGGCACCACCGTGCTCAAGGGGGTGTCCCTGAAGATCGAGGAGGCGACGCTCTGCACCATCCTCGGCCCGTCCGGGTCCGGGAAGTCCACACTCCTCAACTGCCTGTCCGGTCTGGAGGGGATCGACTCCGGCACCGTCACCGTCGCCGACCGCGACGTCCACTCCCTGTCACGCCGGGAGGTCGACCGCTTCCGCCGCGACGAGATCGCGTTCGTCTTCCAGGAGTACAACCTGGTCGGGGACCTGACGCTCCACGAGAACATCGTGCTCGACCGGCCGCTCATCCCGAAGGTGGACGAGCTCATCGACGGCTGGAACCTGCGCGGCGTGGTGGACAGCTTCCCCGGTGAGTGCTCCGGCGGCCAGCGGCAGAAGTGCGCGATCCTGAGGGCGCTCAACAAGGAGTGCGCGATCCTGTTCTGCGACGAGCCCACGGGCGCGCTCGACACGGTGTCGACCCGCGAGGTCTTCTCGGTGCTCCAGGACCTGACCCTGCGGTTCGGTGTCACCATCGTGATGATCACGCACAACGAGCTGGTCACGGGGATCTCCCACCAGGTCGTGCGCCTGCACGACGGCCGCGTCGTCTCCGACGACCGGGGCCTGGCCCCCGTGGACGCCTCGTCGGTCGCATGGTGA